In Deltaproteobacteria bacterium, one DNA window encodes the following:
- a CDS encoding protein phosphatase 2C domain-containing protein gives MQTRLAYFQQALRQSPVVARISALPLREQPLHPGATPCEALRECVAFDFVGPHALGAAIGGGGEGGLLAARLAGMTLHGAPYKGRNEDSIGAALLYPVDPCRPPITLLAVADGVGRSPAPHVASRTAIQSLLTAVGFHYEGRGIDDVVRSARRAFVVSRAVFAQCLAPMSATTLLIAISQGTRGIFLHLGDSQGAAIPCSATTGLGTEPAIVTRPHHHWIVQDAAVRRGKPLREAEWLRGPLQRHRLDFLLERSLGAIEMTQGAHVVEETRFALPHTGGWLLCGSDGLTGNIGIGNTLDLFEQYPMQMDIVVGRLLGRVIRRMPATVHGAGRSLLLMTSQRQAVRERAVTGDHISAFAQYVPDATQTDEARAQARHRVATLLAERMHVGVCAARALLRPDAAPERYLDAADWLNIQRGWDATAIANGLRCFGVVGEG, from the coding sequence ATGCAGACTCGCCTGGCCTATTTCCAGCAGGCTTTGCGGCAATCCCCGGTTGTGGCGCGGATCTCTGCGTTGCCGTTACGCGAACAGCCGCTTCACCCGGGTGCCACGCCGTGTGAGGCGTTGCGGGAGTGCGTGGCGTTCGATTTTGTGGGACCCCATGCTTTGGGGGCCGCGATCGGGGGTGGAGGCGAGGGCGGGCTCCTTGCCGCGCGCCTGGCCGGAATGACGCTGCACGGTGCCCCTTACAAGGGGCGTAACGAAGACAGCATCGGCGCAGCGTTGCTCTATCCGGTGGATCCTTGTCGGCCACCGATCACGCTGCTGGCCGTGGCCGACGGCGTGGGCCGCAGTCCTGCCCCACACGTAGCCAGCCGCACGGCCATTCAATCTCTGCTCACAGCGGTTGGTTTTCACTATGAAGGGCGTGGCATTGATGACGTCGTCCGTTCCGCGCGCCGTGCGTTTGTCGTGTCTCGCGCAGTTTTTGCGCAATGCCTGGCGCCCATGAGTGCCACCACGCTGTTGATCGCGATCTCCCAAGGGACGCGCGGTATTTTTCTGCATCTCGGCGATTCGCAAGGCGCGGCAATCCCGTGTTCGGCCACCACTGGGTTGGGGACGGAGCCAGCGATTGTGACGCGACCACATCATCATTGGATTGTGCAGGACGCCGCCGTGCGTAGGGGAAAGCCGCTGCGCGAGGCAGAGTGGCTGCGTGGTCCGTTGCAGCGGCATCGTTTAGATTTTCTGTTGGAACGTTCGCTCGGCGCTATCGAAATGACGCAGGGAGCGCATGTGGTGGAGGAAACGCGCTTTGCTCTGCCACACACTGGAGGGTGGCTCCTGTGCGGGAGCGACGGTTTGACGGGGAATATCGGTATCGGCAATACGCTCGACTTGTTCGAACAGTATCCCATGCAAATGGATATCGTCGTTGGTCGCTTACTGGGCCGTGTGATCCGCCGCATGCCGGCGACAGTGCATGGCGCCGGACGGTCGTTGCTGTTGATGACGTCGCAACGGCAGGCCGTGCGCGAGCGCGCAGTGACGGGGGATCATATCAGCGCGTTTGCGCAATATGTGCCGGATGCGACGCAGACCGACGAGGCTCGAGCGCAAGCGCGGCATCGCGTCGCCACGCTGCTGGCGGAACGCATGCATGTCGGCGTTTGTGCTGCGCGTGCGCTGCTGCGTCCCGATGCCGCTCCGGAACGCTACCTCGACGCCGCCGACTGGCTCAACATCCAACGCGGCTGGGACGCGACCGCCATTGCCAACGGCCTGCGCTGTTTTGGGGTGGTGGGAGAGGGCTAA